A genome region from Marasmius oreades isolate 03SP1 chromosome 5, whole genome shotgun sequence includes the following:
- a CDS encoding uncharacterized protein (MEROPS:MER0011183), translating to MATTTSPGDYRLPTNVKPSHYDITIRTDLDKLVFDGFVKISLDIEENTNSITLNSNDLTLGKATVTSDALKGSSVVETKQIVDHEQKRVAFQFPTEFTAGTKALLDLSFSGQLKDNMVGYYRSAWEHEGKTKHYALTQFEPTDARRAFPCWDEPQLKATFSITLISKVNTTNISNMPAKEEKTFSAQDHADLKEKLQSLDSEWKVTRYETTPPMSSYIVAFANGEFSHLETSVKMPLSGKTIPLRIYATSDVIHQAQFALDVKAKVLPIYEKVFDVEYPLPKLDTLVASDFDAGAMENWGLITGRTRSFLLDPNRADLMARKLVIYIQSHEVAHMWFGNITTMKWWDYLYLNEGLAFNSQHPWRTQNSKPTPSLLTDTLRLHLHSTQNYPRILSRSLVLMPTISIFDALSYSKAGSVLRMLAAHVGTDRFLHGVSIYLKNHLYGNSTTRDLWEGISRSTGQDILALMDNWITKVGFPVLTVTETDSGIKVRQDRFLETGIAEGKDNETIWNVPLSILSVKADGKASIDNSAVLDVREKTYSLDTSKPFKLNAGTNGVYRVLYSEERYKKIASELSKPDTPFSLEDRLGLISDSFALSKAALTKLSDAFTLIDALRDEKEYLAWSGISARLGEISSVWWEHPEIRDCLDTFRRSLFTPLVERLGYTYSDSDSTDITQLRTCAIEHAVSAGETSVVEELKSRFKYFVDNDDDSKIPPDLQRATFIAAVRYGGRAEFDAAKKIFDKPGTPSARVAAIAAMTATQDERLMQEVMQLTKSGSRDQDVVYFFRGLTTNRKARRLTTEFLKENYNEFYKRFSETYTLKYLIQESFSVLTTEKDLNDTLAFFDGKESSRFSLALAQSLDSIRARIAYIKHSTEDLEKWLKERK from the exons ATGGCGACCACTACATCTCCTGGCGACTATCGCCTTCCGACCAATGTCAAGCCCAGTCATTACGATATCACTATTCGTACCGACCTTGACAAGCTTGTTTTCGATGGATTTGTGAAAATTAG TCTTGACATCGAGGAAAACACGAATAGTATTACCCTCAATTCAAACGACCTCACACTTGGGAAAGCTACCGTAACATCCGATGCTCTTAAAGGCTCATCAGTCGTCGAGACCAAACAGATCGTCGACCATGAGCAGAAGCGCGTTGCGTTCCAGTTCCCGACTGAGTTCACCGCTGGAACCAAAGCATTGTTAGATCTTAGCTTCTCCGGTCAATTGAAGGACAATATGGTTGGTTACTACAGATCTGCCTGGGAGCACGAAGGGAAGACCAAGCACTACGCTCTAACGCAGTTCGAG CCCACGGACGCTCGAAGAGCATTTCCGTGCTGGGATGAACCCCAACTAAAGGCGACATTTTCTATCACCCTGATCTCTAAAGTCAACACAACAAACATCAGTAACATGCCTGCAAAAGAGGAGAAGACGTTCTCCGCTCAAGATCACGCAGATTTGAAGGAGAAATTGCAGTCTCTTGATTCTGAATGGAAGGTCACTCGCTATGAAACCACTCCTCCAATGTCTTCATACATTGTTGCCTTTGCCAACGGCGAGTTCTCTCATCTTGAAACATCCGTTAAAATGCCTTTGAGCGGCAAAACTATTCCCCTTCGTATCTATG CTACTTCCGACGTTATTCACCAGGCACAGTTCGCACTTGATGTTAAAGCTAAAGTCCTGCCGATTTACGAAAAGGTTTTTGACGTGGAATACCCTCTTCCGAAACTGGATACTCTTGTC GCTAGTGATTTCGATGCTGGTGCCATGGAAAATTGGGGTCTTATCACCGGCCGCACTAGATCGTTCCTACTTGACCCCAATCGAGCTGACTTGATGGCAAGGAAATTAGTAATCTATATTCAAAGTCATgaagtagcacatatgtg GTTCGGAAACATTACCACTATGAAATGGTGGGATTATCTCTATCTGAACGAAGGTCTGGCTTTCAATTCTCAACATCCTT GGCGTACCCAGAATTCAAAGCCAACTCCGAGTTTATTAACGGACACCTTGCGTCTGCATTTGCACTCGACGCAAAACTATCCTCGCATCCTATCGAGGTCTCTTGTCCTAATGCCGACTATATCG ATCTTCGATGCTCTTTCATACTCAAAAGCTGGATCAG TTCTCCGTATGTTGGCGGCTCATGTTGGCACGGATCGGTTCCTGCATGGAGTTTCGATTTACCTTAAAAATCACCTTTACGGAAACAGTACTACCCGCGATTTGTGGGAGGGAATCAGCAGATCCACAGGCCAAGATATACTCGCCTTGATGGATAACTGGATTACCAAG GTTGGGTTCCCGGTCTTGACTGTAACCGAAACGGATTCTGGCATCAAAGTTCGCCAGGATCGTTTCCTCGAAACAGGTATAGCTGAAGGCAAAGATAATGAAACCATCTG GAACGTCCCTCTCAGTATTTTGTCTGTCAAAGCGGACGGGAAAGCTTCTATCGACAATTCTGCAGTTCTAGACGTTCGTGAGAAGACCTATTCCTTGGATACTTCCAAACCATTCAAGCTGAACGCTGGCACCAATGGAGTTT ACCGCGTCCTCTACAGCGAAGAAAGATACAAAAAGATTGCTAGTGAACTTTCCAAACCGGATACACCTTTCAGTTTGGAAGATCGCCTTGGATTGATCAGTGACTCCTTTGCCTTGTCAAAGGCTGCACTAACAAAATTGAGCGATGCGTTCACGCTCATTGATGCACTACGTGATGAGAAAGAAT ATCTCGCTTGGTCAGGTATCTCGGCGCGCCTTGGTGAAATTTCGTCCGTTTGGTGGGAACACCCCGAAATTCGTGACTGTTTGGATACCTTCCGTCGT TCTCTGTTTACTCCGCTAGTTGAACGACTTGGCTATACTTACTCCGATTCCGACTCTACCGACATCACACAGCTGCGTACATGTGCCATCGAACATGCTGTCTCTGCCGGAGAAACAAG TGTGGTTGAGGAACTCAAAAGCCGATTCAAATACTTTGTGGACAACGATGATGACTCCAAAATCCCTCCAGATCTCCAGAGAGCAACGTTCATAGCG GCAGTCAGATACGGCGGAAGAGCTGA GTTTGACGCTGCTAAGAAGATCTTCGATAAACCAGGGACCCCTAGTGCAAGAGTTGCCGCAAT TGCCGCTATGACCGCCACGCAGGATGAAAGGCTCATGCAGGAAGTCATGCAATTGACCAAATCTGGCTCACGAGACCAAGACGTCGTCTACTTCTTCCGTGGATTGACCACAAACAGGAAAGCTAGGCGATTGACTACGGAGTTCCTCAAGGAGAATTACAACGAG TTTTACAAGCGATTCTCCGAAACTTACACCCTCAAGTACCTGATCCAA GAATCTTTCTCTGTCCTGACGACTGAGAAAGACCTCAACGACACTCTTGCGTTCTTTGAT GGCAAGGAGTCATCTAGGTTCTCTCTAGCGTTGGCCCAAAGTCTCGATAGCATCCGAGCCAGGATCGCCTATATAAAG CATTCCACTGAGGATTTGGAGAAGTGGCTCAAGGAAAGGAAGTAG
- a CDS encoding uncharacterized protein (MEROPS:MER0011183), whose amino-acid sequence MIANVEYRLPTNVKPTHYELVVRTDLDKLVFDGFVKVCLDVDENTDTIILNSSGLQLRTASVTCITSNDSSVTEIEHTVYDKEKRVAFKFPKEFHTGSKLQLRVGFSGVLLDNLVGYYRSSWELEGKTKYYALTQFAPIDARRGFPCWDEPQLKATFAITLVSKSSTTNLSNMPVLDEKTFSIQDYSEIGEAFQDLDSQWKVTRFETTPPMSSYIVAYANGEFSHLETSAKMPLSGRTIPLRMYATPDLIHQAQFALELKSKVLPLCEKIFDVEYPLPKLDTLVVSDFGGAMENWGLITGRIRSFLLDPNSVDMWAKKIVIKIHSHEISHMWFGNITTMKWWDYLYLNEGFATLMGEVIVPDEIYPELKANTEFINRHLVPAMVLDAKLSSHPIEVSCPDPDLILQIFDVLSFSKAASVLRMLATYVGKEQFLRGVSIYLKNHLYGSTTTRDLWDGISEVTGLDITTLMDSWITKTGFPVLIVKEVEGGIHVRQERLLETGLAEDQDNETIWNVPLSILTVQDDGTPSIDNSLVLDERERIYPLDTSRSYKLNAGTNGVYRVLYTEERVKKIASELSKPNSAFSVEDCLGLIADALALSKASLMKLSDALTLIGAMRGEMEFYIWSCISAGLNDITSIWWEDAEIREKLKAFRRSLFSPLVKRLGYVYSSTDSPDVTQLRTCAIEQCALAGDISVVDELKSRFRYYMDYGDDSRIPPDLQKATFIAAVTYGGHAEYRAVNKILDKPKTSSTRVSAIYALTSTRDVALIKEGLQFMLSGANDSDVPYFFLGFNGNGDARKPMIDFFQQNYDELYERFIHTYYFRLIIEYAFSGMTKASDLNDLVQFFDNKETTKYSMALAQSLDSIRGRIAFIERSSEDLEKWLAGRK is encoded by the exons ATGATCGCCAACGTTGAATATCGTCTTCCGACGAATGTGAAGCCTACACACTATGAACTCGTGGTCCGCACTGACCTCGACAAGCTCGTATTTGACGGTTTTGTGAAAGTATG cctcgatgtcgatgaaaaCACGGATACCATCATTCTCAACTCCAGTGGCCTACAACTCAGAACAGCTTCTGTCACTTGTATCACTTCTAACGACTCTTCCGTTACTGAAATAGAGCATACCGTTTACGACAAAGAGAAACGTGTCGCATTCAAATTCCCGAAAGAGTTCCACACTGGATCCAAATTACAGCTCCGGGTTGGTTTTTCTGGGGTGTTGCTAGATAATCTTGTTGGGTACTACAGGTCCTCATGGGAACTCGAGGGAAAAACCAAGTACTACGCTCTCACACAGTTTGCA CCAATCGATGCCCGACGCGGGTTCCCGTGTTGGGATGAACCTCAGCTCAAAGCCACGTTCGCTATCACTTTAGTCTCGAAATCAAGCACGACAAATCTTAGTAACATGCCCGTACTCGATGAGAAGACCTTCTCGATTCAAGACTACTCGGAAATCGGGGAAGCCTTCCAGGACCTTGACTCTCAGTGGAAGGTTACTCGTTTCGAAACCACTCCTCCGATGTCCTCCTACATTGTTGCATATGCGAATGGGGAATTCTCTCACCTGGAAACATCTGCGAAGATGCCATTAAGTGGCAGAACAATCCCTCTTCGAATGTATG CTACTCCGGATCTTATTCACCAAGCACAATTTGCACTTGAACTCAAGTCCAAGGTTCTTCCCTTGTGCGAGAAGATATTCGATGTGGAATATCCGCTTCCCAAGTTGGATACTCTCGTC GTCAGCGATTTCGGAGGTGCCATGGAGAACTGGGGACTCATAACGGGACGTATTAGGTCATTCCTACTTGACCCAAATAGTGTGGATATGTGGGCGAAAAAAATAGTCATCAAAATTCACAGTCATGAGATCTCCCATATGTG GTTCGGAAACATTACGACTATGAAATGGTGGGATTACTTGTATCTCAACGAAG GTTTCGCTACTTTG ATGGGTGAAGTGATTGTTCCAG ATGA AATATATCCAGAACTGAAGGCCAATACCGAATTCATCAACCGACACCTCGTTCCTGCAATGGTGCTGGATGCGAAATTGTCATCACATCCCATCGAGGTCTCTTGTCCTGATCCGGATCTCATAC TTCAA ATTTTTGATGTTCTATCATTCTCAAAAGCTGCTTCAG TTCTGCGTATGTTGGCAACGTACGTGGGGAAGGAACAGTTTTTACGGGGCGTCTCGATTTATCTCAAGAATCATCTGTATGGAAGCACCACCACTCGCGATTTGTGGGATGGGATCAGCGAAGTTACAG GGTTGGACATTACAACTCTCATGGACAGCTGGATTACAAAA ACAGGCTTCCCTGTTTTGATCGTCAAAGAAGTAGAGGGAGGCATCCACGTTCGACAGGAACGGTTGCTTGAAACAGGGCTTGCTGAAGACCAGGATAATGAAACGATCTG GAACGTTCCTCTTAGTATCTTGACTGTTCAAGACGATGGAACGCCTTCAATTGACAACTCTCTGGTACTGGATGAACGTGAAAGGATATATCCCCTGGACACCTCGCGGTCGTACAAGCTGAATGCGGGAACTAACGGTGTTT ACCGAGTTCTATACACAGAAGAACGGGTGAAGAAGATCGCCAGTGAACTTTCTAAACCGAATTCTGCATTCAGTGTTGAAGATTGTTTGGGTTTGATCGCTGACGCCTTAGCTTTGTCAAAGGCATCTTTGATGAAGTTGAGCGATGCACTTACCCTTATTGGCGCGATGCGAGGTGAAATGGAGT TCTATATTTGGTCATGTATTTCAGCTGGCCTCAACGACATAACGTCCATTTGGTGGGAAGACGCTGAAATTCGCGAAAAATTGAAGGCTTTCCGTCGT TCGCTATTTTCTCCCCTCGTTAAACGGCTTGGCTACGTTTACTCCAGTACGGACTCACCGGACGTTACGCAGTTGCGTACGTGTGCTATAGAGCAGTGTGCACTTGCGGGCGATATCAG TGTGGTAGATGAACTCAAAAGTCGATTCCGGTATTACATGGATTACGGGGATGACTCTAGAATACCTCCCGATCTTCAGAAGGCAACGTTCATTGCA GCCGTCACGTATGGTGGACATGCTGA ATATCGTGCTGTTAACAAGATCTTGGATAAACCCAAGACCTCAAGCACAAGAGTTTCAGCAAT TTACGCTTTAACGTCAACGCGAGATGTGGCCCTTATTAAGGAAGGACTGCAATTCATGTTGTCGGGGGCAAACGACTCGGATGTCCCATATTTCTTCCTTGGATTCAATGGGAATGGCGACGCGCGGAAACCAATGATTGATTTCTTTCAACAGAACTACGATGAG CTATACGAGCGTTTCATCCACACATATTACTTCAGATTAATCATCGAG TATGCTTTCTCTGGTATGACGAAGGCGAGCGACTTGAACGATCTTGTCCAGTTTTTTGAT AACAAGGAGACTACGAAGTACTCTATGGCACTGGCACAGAGCCTTGATAGTATAAGGGGCAGAATCGCGTTCATTGAG CGCTCAAGTGAGGATTTGGAGAAGTGGCTGGCGGGAAGGAAGTAA
- the RPS12 gene encoding 40S ribosomal protein S12 (BUSCO:EOG09265CN0) has protein sequence MSNAGDDIPVEAPEVEVAAEAPKGKLSVEDALQQVLKNALVHDGLARGLRECAKALDKRQAHLCVLVETCTEAEYIKLIEALCAEHKINLIKVGDAKILGTWAGLCKIDREGNPRKIVGCSCVVVKDYGVESEGLNVLLDYFKNR, from the exons ATGTCTAACGCTGGAGATGACATTCCTGTTGAGGCCCCTGAGGTCGAGGTCGCGGCTGAGGCTCCCAAGGGCAAGCTTTCTGTTGAAGATGCTTTGCAG CAAGTTCTGAAAAACGCCCTTGTCCACGACGGTCTCGCTCGCGGTCTCCGAGAATGCGCCAAGGCCCTGGACAAGCGCCAGGCTCACCTTTGTGTCCTCGTCGAGACCTGCACGGAGGCGGAGTACATTAAGCTCATTGAAGCGCTCTGTGCCGAGCACAAAATTAACCTGATCAAAGTCGGTGATGCTAAGATCCTCGGTACTTGGGCTGGGCTCTGCAAGATTGACAGAGAGGGCAACCCCCGCAAGATCGTTGGCTGCAGCTGCGTCGTCGTGAAGGACTACGGTGTTGAGAGTGAGGGCTTGAATGTTCTCTTGGATTACTTCAAGAACCGGTAA